The genomic region AATAAAGCCAATTATTATTTTGTTCATGTCCAAACTTGTTTTTTTAAATTTTATTATTTACTTTCTTCAAACTCTTTTAGCTTGCGCTTCATTAGTTCAATTTCTTCCGCTTGGGTTTTAAGTATATTTTTTTGCAGCTCTATCAGTTCCGGGTCGGTCAGGTGTGCCTTTTCGGACATCAATATGGCTGCTGCGTGATGGGGTATCATACCCTTTGCAAACTGCTTGTCCCCGACATTGATTTGTTCCCTGATACCAAACCATGAAAAGATGCCAACAGCAACCGAGATGATGGCTATCGCCCAATTCATCTTCCTGTTGGGGTACATTACTTTCATTATCGCTAATTCGATAAGCAGCATTGCCGAGGTCATCAGCAGGGTCATGTACAAATTGTTGATATTGGGTATCAGGTTCTGCCACCCGTCAATCATGGCGTACATGATAAAATACATCACTGCGAACATGGCTACAGCCATCACCGCAAAGCGTTTGTACATGGCCGAAGCATGTTTTGTATTGTGCGTGCCATGCTCCGAGGAATGACCCGCATGGTGACTGTTTTGCATATTTTCCATAACCCTGAATTTTATTTGCTGTTAATTGTTTTTTCCACCTTACCGCAGGTCAGCATTTTAGAACCGTAGTAAGGGTTTTTGATTTCCTTGTTTTCGCTGAACCAAACAGCACCCTTACCGTCATTGAACATCGGGCAATGGTCCTGATACAATGTTTGCGATGTACCGAACAAATCAATCAGGTCTTTCAAATCTTCGCCAAGCGAGGCCAAATGTTCCCGCTGGTGGTGGATGTTGCCGACATTTTCCCCGATATGTTCTGCGTGTTCTTTAGCATCGTCCGCTATGTCCATGTACTTTTTGTGCTTATCGGCAGGAACGGCTTTCATGTCCACTTTATTCAGGGTAGCTAACAGCTTTTTCCCTGAACTGGCGGCAGCTTTGTCATCGTCCGAAACAAGGGCGTTCTTTAAGGACAGATAATCGGTAACTATGGGCGCAATAGAAAAGTTTTTTGCTTCTTCTTTTCCTGTTGCTTTTGCTTCCTGACCGCTCGGAGTTTCACTCACAACGGGCGCAGCTACCGTATCATCCTCTTTTGGTTGGGAAGCTGACTGTTCTTGTGATACAACAGCAGTATCACTTGAAGACTGCTCGTTTTTGTTGGATGCCTGATTGCATGATACTGTTACAAATGCCATGATAACAGCAATGATTGATAATGTTAGATTTTTCATTTTTATTTATTTTTTGATTTTTAAAAAACTTGCGTTAATAGCCACTACAATGGTGCTTACACTCATCAGCACAGCACCCATAGCGGGACTTAAAACAAAATTCGGATAGAGTACGCCTGCCGCAAGGGGTATTGCCACCACGTTGTAGCCAACCGCCCATATCAGGTTCTGTACCATCTTTTTGTAGGTAAGTTTGCCGAAGTCAATCAGTTTGACCACATCCCTCGGGTCGCTGTCTACCAATATGATATCCGCTGTTTCGGCAGCCACGTCCGTACCGGAACCCACGGCAATGCCCACATCTGCCTGTGCCAGTGCAGGTGCATCATTTACACCATCACCAGTCATTGCTACGATTTCGCCTTTTGCCTGAAACTCCTTTACTTTCTCCTGCTTGTTGTGCGGAAGCACATTAGCCAAATACCCGTCCATACCCAATTTTCCGGCTACGGCAGCAGCAATCCTGTCGTTGTCCCCGGTGAGCAGAAAGGACTTGATGCCCATTTTTTTGAGTTCCTCAATCGCCTGTGCCGACCCCTCACGGATGCTGTCTGCCAAAGTAATGATGCCGATTACCCGGTCATCAATGAGGACAAAGTTGACCGTTTCGGCTTCCTGATTGATTTCGCTTGGTATTTCCGGCAGGGAAAGGTGGTTTTCGGTGAAATAATTCGGGCCGCCAGCTACGACATTTTTCCCGTTCACAACACCTTTAACACCTATGCCCTGCATATAGCTGAAGTTTTCAGACTTCCATAAGGCAAGGCTCTTTTCTTTCAATGTAGCCATAATGCCTTTGGCGATATGGTGTTCCGAATTTTGCTGTACTGCGGCAGCATACTGGATAACCTCATCGGCATTATATTCGTCTGTTAACGGTATAACCTTTTCTACGGCATGGGAACCTTTGGTGAGCGTTCCGGTCTTATCAAAAATGACGGTGGAAAGTTTTCGGGTGGTTTCAAATGCCGTACGGTTGCGGATGAGCAGGCCATTGGTCGCCGAAAGCGTTGTGGAAATGGCGACCACCAACGGGATAGCCACGCCCAATGCGTGCGGGCAGGCCGTTACCATTACCGTCACCATTCTTTCAAGCGCAAAGGCAATATCTCCACTGCTTGCATACCAATAGGCAAATGTGCCTATGCCCACGGC from Sphingobacterium sp. BN32 harbors:
- a CDS encoding DUF3347 domain-containing protein yields the protein MKNLTLSIIAVIMAFVTVSCNQASNKNEQSSSDTAVVSQEQSASQPKEDDTVAAPVVSETPSGQEAKATGKEEAKNFSIAPIVTDYLSLKNALVSDDDKAAASSGKKLLATLNKVDMKAVPADKHKKYMDIADDAKEHAEHIGENVGNIHHQREHLASLGEDLKDLIDLFGTSQTLYQDHCPMFNDGKGAVWFSENKEIKNPYYGSKMLTCGKVEKTINSK
- a CDS encoding heavy metal translocating P-type ATPase, whose translation is MATLIDIMLLGHWLEMRSQMAASRALQSLVALLPNDVTVERGGEAVKIKLEDLQSGETAIIKPGEKIPADGLVLEGLSYINESMLTGESVPVKKEKDGKVIAGSINGDGALKVKVTAVGKDSYLNRVINLVQEAQATKSNTQNLADKVAKWLTFIAIAVGIGTFAYWYASSGDIAFALERMVTVMVTACPHALGVAIPLVVAISTTLSATNGLLIRNRTAFETTRKLSTVIFDKTGTLTKGSHAVEKVIPLTDEYNADEVIQYAAAVQQNSEHHIAKGIMATLKEKSLALWKSENFSYMQGIGVKGVVNGKNVVAGGPNYFTENHLSLPEIPSEINQEAETVNFVLIDDRVIGIITLADSIREGSAQAIEELKKMGIKSFLLTGDNDRIAAAVAGKLGMDGYLANVLPHNKQEKVKEFQAKGEIVAMTGDGVNDAPALAQADVGIAVGSGTDVAAETADIILVDSDPRDVVKLIDFGKLTYKKMVQNLIWAVGYNVVAIPLAAGVLYPNFVLSPAMGAVLMSVSTIVVAINASFLKIKK
- a CDS encoding DUF305 domain-containing protein gives rise to the protein MENMQNSHHAGHSSEHGTHNTKHASAMYKRFAVMAVAMFAVMYFIMYAMIDGWQNLIPNINNLYMTLLMTSAMLLIELAIMKVMYPNRKMNWAIAIISVAVGIFSWFGIREQINVGDKQFAKGMIPHHAAAILMSEKAHLTDPELIELQKNILKTQAEEIELMKRKLKEFEESK